A DNA window from Nymphalis io chromosome 28, ilAglIoxx1.1, whole genome shotgun sequence contains the following coding sequences:
- the LOC126778971 gene encoding neogenin produces MCRTEMFRFGVGNWIFLLSFVYLFTYTQGGEDESETMFGLSSEPADAVVAEGESALLACGAPPPARLSWRYSATAPPTRDHALPRADTYRKQLTNGSLVIESMSSALAGQYQCVATVDGIGTVVSRVASVFLAEVPELGESPRVVMGVLGSPALLSCPIRLPQRLAVRIVPSPSAPQPERRVYGLTKIHAPPPVLKLNVTWLKNGSPVRMEAARVSLTPGGALELDPLRAHDAATYRCAVALACETFRLGPEVELRVNSELANLESAPRFITTPQPVTVMEGASVTFDCAAVGNPKPEMVWLNNGVAIDLNDLDSRLYLVGSGSLRVAAARAQDAGTYTCRATNRVDSADHSAQLLVWAAPRASLRAGGAVRAVARGDVTLRCDARGRPPPAVAWLKDGEPLTPNDHDIALVDGSSLRIRGVLDVDAGVFQCSASSPAGSSVAALRLLVAPHDHKPNPTHPKSFTNSTQDIFNTLISGDFEQTLDPTPEDPDFLGETSSAYTSEPLYDDYNENTLDNDYSFHAAEDLDTEEFRNGNATAVSPPKDLRAVIVKHRFVTLTWEEPEHKLEEISGYAILYKVKGSERERLSRGEARRHEMNVASLQPNTTYQFKAVALTEHAVSPPTEIIEATTPPEELTYGPPLNVRVEATGAHALRVSWEPPAPAGGAARAPPSRYAVYYTEVESGREQAQWAGAPPAALAALRAAAAYRVRVAAAGGAASADVLARTRSDAPAAPPANVSAAPLGDTAILVRWEAPPARTHRGALTGYKLRYRAVGPAGGAGAAAAGSGATPRRRADSLTTPADTRRAELRGLEPATSYQIRVCAMNANGSGPFSDWVPASTQGRRRADSAVPGRPPPLTTRAGRDWISVWWGGDDGSGGALVRGYLLGWGLGVPDSHSRELPAHAHSHVIRALESNSEYVISLRASNALGLGPAVYATVRTKSSEPDEDEPDEPDEPDADEPDDPDEEEDDTPPLIPPVGVKVIMLSGTTAVVYWTDPTLPKGQTATDGRRYAVRWSGGGRTRVYNVSDLNCMVDDLRPYTHYEFAVKLIKGERESAWSMLASNTSLEAAPSSAPRDLRVSAAAPPARAADLTWSPPARPNGQLTGYIIMYAAQRGAAGAAEEWTTVTVAGERGRARVERLRARTTYHFKIQARNGKGLGPFSAPVAYTTGPGRHRSGEGGGLASATSAWLWASAGGACAVLALAAALALSLCCRRHSAPLSPDTSTYQKASASAAIKPPDLWIHHDQMELKHMDKSLHSSASKMSAGSVEGSALVSSTLTLARAPPAPADYEPARHAPPPALASLERRYVPTYVESRRSPSVGGSGSDDTAVLRASPYRCDYRCDPLMPCLAMTGVGVGVGLGVGCTGTCERRRHLPDQSTPLLSGVAPLGSPQTSLASLQHHPPHPPPAPCGSGQCPLGSACSAPGGGAGSGSDVYASAASARERGHYVAYEPLGHYTHRDSLSSEAGVGVGPAVGPPAGGAGSLQRRAGCGPLHSFALPDTASDHSTPSHSKAGSVRETSPYKKSASSSPGHIPNRLQLGGSVSHRAEELEPLTPSRSTERLHREMQNLEGLMKDLSAITQNQFHC; encoded by the exons GTGGCGAAGATGAAAGCGAAACAATGTTTGGACTATCATCAGAGCCAGCGGATGCGGTGGTGGCGGAGGGCGAGAGTGCCTTGCTGGCCTGCGGAGCGCCACCGCCCGCGCGTCTTTCGTGGCGGTACAGCGCCACGGCACCCCCCACTAGAGACCACGCATTACCACGCGCTGACACTTACAG GAAGCAGCTCACGAACGGCTCTTTGGTAATAGAGAGCATGTCGTCGGCGTTAGCTGGCCAGTACCAATGTGTCGCGACGGTGGACGGCATTGGGACCGTCGTGTCGAGAGTGGCCAGCGTTTTTTTAGCCG AAGTACCTGAACTAGGCGAAAGTCCACGAGTCGTGATGGGCGTTTTGGGATCACCGGCACTTCTATCCTGTCCCATTCGCCTTCCGCAAAGGCTTGCGGTTCGCATCGTGCCTTCGCCCTCCGCACCGCAGCCCGAGAGGCGGGTGTACGGCCTCACCAAAATACACGCACCGCCACCTGTATTAAAGCTGAAC GTAACGTGGTTGAAGAACGGTTCTCCGGTGCGCATGGAGGCGGCGCGCGTGTCGCTGACGCCGGGCGGCGCGTTGGAGCTCGACCCGCTGCGCGCGCACGACGCCGCGACCTACCGCTGCGCCGTCGCGCTGGC ttgTGAAACTTTCAGACTCGGACCGGAGGTGGAACTGCGCGTAAACAGTGAACTAGCCAACCTGGAGTCAGCACCTCGGTTCATCACCACACCGCAACCGGTCACCGTCATGGAAG GTGCGTCCGTCACGTTCGACTGTGCGGCCGTCGGAAATCCTAAACCGGAAATGGTGTGGTTGAACAACGGAGTCGCTATCGATCTCAA CGACCTGGACTCGCGGCTGTACCTGGTGGGGTCGGGCTCGCTGCGCgtggcggcggcgcgcgcgcaggACGCCGGCACGTACACGTGCCGCGCCACCAACCGCGTGGACTCGGCCGACCACTCGGCGCAGCTGCTCGTGTGGGCCGCGCCGCGCGCGTCGCTGCGCGCGGGCGGCGCCGTGCGCGCCGTGGCGCGCGGTGACGTCACGCTGCGCTGCGACGCGCGCGGCCGCCCGCCGCCCGCCGTGGCGTGGCTCAAGGACGGCGAGCCGCTCACGCCCAACGACCACGACATCGCGCTCGTCGACGG GTCGTCGCTGCGCATCCGCGGCGTGCTGGACGTGGACGCCGGCGTGTTCCAGTGCAGCGCCAGCTCGCCCGCCGGCAGCAGCGTGGCCGCGCTGCGCCTGCTCGTGGCGCCGCACG ATCATAAACCGAACCCCACCCACCCAAAGTCCTTTACGAATTCCACTCAAGACATTTTCAATACGCTCATTTCCGGCGACTTCGAGCAAACCCTTGACCCCACTCCCGAGGACCCAGACTTCCTGGGCGAGACGTCCTCCGCGTACACCTCCGAGCCGCTGTACGACGACTATAACGAGAACACTTTAGATAACGATTATTCATTTCACGCTGCTGAAGACTTGGATACTGAGGAATTTAGGAACGGGAACGCGACTGCCGTCTCCCCGCCCAAGGACTTAAGGGCGGTTATCGTGAAGCACAGGTTCGTGACGCTCACGTGGGAGGAGCCCGAACATAAGTTGGAGGAGATCAGCGGGTACGCTATCCTGTACAAGGTCAAGGGGAGTGAGCG CGAGCGTCTCTCCCGCGGCGAGGCTCGTCGGCACGAGATGAACGTGGCCTCCCTGCAGCCCAACACCACGTACCAGTTCAAGGCGGTGGCGCTCACCGAACACGCCGTCTCCCCTCCCACTGAG ATAATAGAAGCGACGACCCCCCCGGAGGAGTTGACGTACGGCCCCCCGCTGAACGTGCGCGTGGAGGCGACGGGCGCGCACGCGCTGCGCGTGTCGTGGGAACCCCCCGCCCCCGCCGGCGGCGCCGCTCGGGCTCCGCCCTCCCGATACGCCGTCTACTACACGGAG GTGGAGAGCGGTCGCGAGCAGGCGCAGTGGGCGGGCGCGCCCCCCGCGGCGCTGGCGGCGCTGCGCGCGGCGGCCGCGTACCGCGTGCGCGTGGCGGCCGCGGGCGGCGCCGCCAGCGCCGACGTGCTCGCGCGCACGCGCAGCgacgcgcccgccgcgccgcccgccaaCGTGTCCGCCGCGCCGCTCGGCGACACC GCCATCCTCGTCCGCTGGGAGGCGCCGCCCGCGCGCACGCACCGCGGCGCGCTGACGGGCTACAAGCTGCGCTACCGCGCCGTGGGGCCGGCGGGGGGAGCGGGCGCGGCCGCCGCCGGCTCGGGCGCGACCCCCCGCCGCCGGGCCGACTCGCTCACGACGCCCGCCGACACCCGGCGAGCGGAGTTGCGCGGGCTCGAACCCGCTACCTCGTATCAG ATCCGCGTGTGCGCGATGAACGCGAACGGCTCCGGCCCGTTCAGCGACTGGGTGCCGGCCAGCACGCAGGGCCGGCGCCGCGCCGACAGCGCCGTGCCGGGCCGGCCGCCGCCGCTCACCA CGCGCGCTGGTCGCGACTGGATCTCGGTATGGTGGGGGGGCGACGACGGTTCTGGCGGAGCTCTGGTGCGCGGGTACCTGCTGGGGTGGGGCCTGGGCGTGCCAGACTCCCATTCTCGTGAATTGCCTGCGCACGCGCACTCACACGTCATACGCGCACTCG AATCGAACTCGGAGTACGTGATATCGCTGCGTGCGAGCAACGCTCTCGGTCTCGGGCCGGCGGTGTACGCGACGGTACGCACGAAGTCCTCCGAGCCGGATGAGGACGAACCGGACGAGCCGGACGAACCTGATGCGGATGAACCGGACGATCCGGATGAGGAGGAAGACGATACACCACCTCTCATACCACCTGTGGGGGTTAAG GTGATAATGTTGAGTGGTACCACCGCTGTTGTTTATTGGACGGATCCCACACTGCCTAAAGGACAA ACGGCAACGGACGGTCGGCGTTACGCGGTGAGGTGGTCGGGGGGTGGTCGCACGCGTGTCTACAATGTCTCCGACCTCAACTGTATGGTGGACGACCTGCGACCCTACACGCACTACGAATTCGCTGTCAAGTTGATTAAAG GCGAGCGCGAGTCGGCGTGGTCGATGCTGGCGTCCAACACATCGCTGGAGGCCGCGCCGAGCTCCGCCCCCCGAGATCTGCGGGTGTCGGCCGCCGCACCCCCCGCACGCGCCGCCGATCTTACGTGGAGCCCCCCCGCGCGACCCAACGGACAGCTCACGG GCTACATCATAATGTACGCGGCTCAGCGGGGCGCCGCGGGGGCGGCGGAGGAGTGGACGACGGTGACGGTGGCGGGCGAGCGCGGACGAGCACGCGTGGAGCGACTGCGCGCACGCACCACCTACCACTTCAAAATACAAGCGCGGAACGGCAAGGGCCTCGGGCCGTTCAGCGCGCCCGTCGCCTACACCACAGGACCCGGTAGGCACCGAA GCGGCGAGGGCGGCGGGCTGGCGAGCGCCACGTCGGCGTGGCTGTGGGCGAGCGCGGGCGGCGCGTGCGCCGTGCTGGCGCTGGcggcggcgctggcgctgtcgcTGTGCTGCCGCCGACACAGCGCGCCGCTGTCGCCCGACACCAG CACATACCAGAAGGCGTCTGCGTCAGCAGCCATCAAGCCGCCGGACCTGTGGATACATCACGACCAGATGGAACTAAAACACATGGACAAGAGCTTGCACAGCTCTGCCAGTAAGA TGTCCGCGGGCAGCGTGGAGGGCAGCGCGCTGGTGTCGTCGACGCTGACGCtggcgcgcgcgccgcccgcgccggcCGACTACGAGCCCGCGCGccacgcgccgccgcccgcgctcGCCAGCCTCGAGCGGCGCTACGTGCCCACCTACGTCG AGTCCCGTCGGTCGCCGTCGGTGGGTGGTAGTGGTAGCGACGACACGGCCGTGCTGCGCGCGTCACCGTACCGCTGCGATTACCGTTGCGACCCGCTCATGCCGTGTCtag CCATGACAGGGGTGGGCGTAGGCGTGGGACTTGGAGTAGGGTGCACGGGCACCTGTGAACGACGAAGACATCTCCCAGACCAG AGCACGCCGCTGCTGTCGGGCGTGGCGCCGCTGGGCTCGCCGCAGACGTCGCTGGCGTCGCTGCAGCACCACCCGCCGCACCCGCCGCCCGCGCCAT GTGGGTCGGGGCAGTGCCCGCTGGGCAGCGCGTGCTCGGCGcccggcggcggcgcgggctcGGGCTCCGACGTGTACGCCAGCGCCGCCTCGGCCCGCGAGCGCGGACACTACGTCGCCTACGAGCCGCTCGGCCACTACACGCA CCGCGACTCGCTGAGCAGCGAGGCGGGCGTGGGGGTGGGGCCCGCGGTGGGGCCCCCGGCGGGGGGCGCGGGGTCGCTGCAGCGGCGCGCGGGCTGCGGGCCCCTGCACAGCTTCGCGCTGCCCGACACCGCCTCCGACCACTCCACGCCCTCGCACTCCAAGG CGGGCAGCGTCAGAGAGACGTCTCCGTACAAGAAGAGTGCGAGCTCATCGCCCGGACACATTCCTAACAGACTGCAGCTCG GTGGCAGCGTATCCCACCGTGCCGAGGAGTTGGAGCCCCTGACTCCGTCACGCTCCACCGAGCGTCTTCACCGCGAAATGCAGAACCTCGAGGGTCTCATGAAGGACCTGTCCGCAATCACGCAGAACCAGTTCCACTGCTAG